The DNA sequence GCTGACCTACTCGCGCTTGTCGACGCTGACGGCTTCATGTCTGAGGGGTACAACGGTCAGCCCGTTGCACACCCGATGCTCCGCTATGTCGAGTCGACGGAGAAGGAACTCCGCTCGATTGAAACGGCGATTGGCTTCACGCCTGAGTCGCGCTTGCGCCTGGGCATCGTTGCCGCTGAGGCCCGGAAGGTGTCCGCCGGTCCGGAAGATTTCTGAGTGTGGCGTAACAGTGGCAAGCGCACGGGGTTTCAGACCCCGGGGCATGGGTTCGACTCCCGTCACTCAGACTGAAAGGGGGGATGACCGGTGACAGGAATTGATCCGGTCATCGCTCGCCACATCCCCGCTGACGCCCCGTTTCCTTCTGAGGGTTACCGGGTGGCGAAGTGGATTGAAGAGTTTTGCTACCTGACTGGGAGCTTCGCCGGCCAACCGTTCCGGCTTCTCCCGTGGCAGCGTCAGCTACTCATTGACTCGTACGAACTGACGCAAGACACCTTCGGGCGTTGGCGTCGAAAGCACCGCACGGTTGTTGTGTGCGTGGCGCGCAAGAACGGCAAGAGCACGATTGCCGCTGCCATCATGCTCTATCACCTTGTGGCCGATCGGGGCGACGCTCAGCGGCAGATCATCGCCGCTGCGAATGACCGCAATCAGGCGCGCATGGTCTTCGACTCCGCGAAGCAAATGGTTAACGCGTCTCCGAAGCTGAGCGCGGTATGCACCGTTCAGCGCGACGTGATCCGGTTCAAGGACAACACTTACCGGGTCGTGTCTGCGGACGCCGGACGTCAGCAAGGTCTCAACCCTTCCGCTGTGAGTCTGGACGAATACGCGTTCTCGAAGAACTCCGACTTGTTCGACGCGCTGACGCTGGGTTCCGCCGCGCGTAACCAACCGATGTTTCTGATCATTTCGACCGCTGGGCCTGATCCGGACGGACCCTTCGCCGCGCTGTGTGAGCAAGGTGAGCGGGTCAACTCCGGTGAGGCTGACGACCCGACGTTGTTCTATCGGTCGTGGGGCCCGAAGCTGGGTCAGACCGTGGATCACCTCGACCCCGAAGTGTGGGCGGCGTGCAATCCGTCGTACGAGATTTTGAACCCAGATGACTTCAAGGCGGCAGCGCAGCGGAGCACGGAAGCTAGCTTCCGCATCTACCGACTGAGTCAGTTCGTCCGTGGCGCGTCCACGTGGCTTCCGCATGGGCTTTGGGATTCTCTCGTCTCGACGGACGACCCGCTTGAGCCTGGGGACGAAGTTGTCTTGGGCTTCGATGGGTCCTGGAAGGGCGACAGCACGGCCCTAGTCGCTTGTCGCGTACGGGACTTGAAGGTGTCCGTCCTGGGCCACTGGGAAGCGCCGGCCGACGATGTGCATTGGCGTGTCCCCATGGCGGACGTCCGCGATTCGCTTCACGTCGCGCTCGACACGTACCGGGTCCGGAACCTTGTTGCCGACCCGTACCGCTGGGAAGAGACGCTAGACAACCTTGAGGCTGACGGCTTCCCGGTTGAGGCGTTTCCCACCAACTCCCTGAAGCGCATGATCCCAGCGACCCAGGCGATTTACGACGCCTGCCGCGATGGCCGGTTGTGCCACGACGGGAATCCGGCGCTAGCTCGCCACATCGGAAATGCCGTTCTGAAGGAAGACAAGAACGGCGCGCGAGTAACGAAGGAATACGCCGCAAGCCGTCGAAAGATTGACCTTGCTATCGCGATGATCCTTGCTGTTCACGGCGCGATCATGTGGCGCGAAGACAACGGGGCCCACGTCGATACGGCGATTCTCGCCACGTGGGAAGGCGACGACGGGCACGTGTTCACGTCCGGTCTGCCCGACGCTGACGCCTACTTCTCTGACATCTGATTCCAGTCCACTCACGTGAGTGGGCTGCACCCTCGAAGGGGGCACTATGGGTTTTTGGTCTGCTCTCTTCGGGGGTGGGAACTCTCCGGCGCTCGACGCTGCGGAGTCCCGGGCGTGGGAGCCGTACGACCCGACCTTGTACAGCTTTGGGTCAGCGGCGGCGTCAGGTGAGCGTGTAACGCCCCATGAGGCTCTTCAGGTGTCTGCGGTCTTCGGGTGTGTCCGTCTGCTCTCAGAAACGATTGCAACCCTTCCGCTGACGTCGTACAGCAAGAGGGGCGGAGCGCGTCGAGAGATCACGTCGCCTGATTGGCTGGACTACCCGAACGCCGAACCGGGTGGGATGGGTCGGATTGACATTCTGTCCCAGACGGTTCTTTCCCTTCTCCTTCAGGGCAACGCCTTCATAGCCGTGCGCTGGGCCGGCCCGAACATCGCGGGTCTTGATGTGTTGGACCCAACGAAGATTCACGTTCACATGGTCATGGTGGACGGAATGCGTCGCAAGGTTTTTGAGGCGTACGACATTGACGACGACGGCAACGAAGTGTTGCTTGGGTGGTTCACGCCGCGCGACGTCCTTCACATTCCCGGAATGATGTTGCCTGGTGACTTCGTCGGGTGCTCGCCCATTACCTACGCGCGTGAGTCCATCGGGCTTGCCCTTGCGGCTCAGAAGTACGGCAGCAAGTTTTTCGCGAACGGTGCGATGCCGGGCGCGATCGTTGAGGTTCCGGGCACCATGTCCGAAGAGGGGCTTGCCCGCGCGCGTGAGGCTTGGCGCGCTGCCAACTCCGGCGTTGACAACGCTCACAGGGTGGCGCTGCTGACTGAAGGCGCGAAGTTCTCGAAGGTGGCTATGAGCCCCGACGAAGCCCAGTTCCTTGAGACTCGTCAGTTTCAGGTGCCAGAGATTGCACGCATCTTCGGCGTTCCGCCGCACCTGATCAGCGACGCCACGAACTCAACTTCGTGGGGCTCCGGCCTTGCTGAGCAGAATATTGCCTTCACGATGTTCAGCCTTCGTCCGTGGCTTGAGCGTATCGAGTCGGGTTTTAACCGACTGCTTTTCGCTGAGACAGCGGACCGCATGAAGTTCGTGAAGTTCAACTTGGACGAGATCAAGCGCGGGGCTCCGAAGGAACGAATGGAGCTTTGGAGCCTGGGCCTTCAGAACGGCATTTACTCGATTGACGAAGTGCGTGCGGCTGAAGATATGCCCCCGCTCCCCGACGGGTTGGGCGAGTCGTACCGGGTGCCCATGAATCTCAGTGAAGTCACTGACGAACCTGAGCCGGCCCCCACTCCCCCAGCCATTGAAGCCCCGGTATCTGAACCGGGCGAAGAGCCGGATAACGCCGAAGGCGACCCGGACGATAAGGGGGAAACCGAGGATGACGACGACGCGTGAACTGCGCGTTGCCGTTGGAGCACTCGAAGAGCGCGCGTCTGATGACGGGCGCATTTCTATGCGCGGGTACGCCTACCGGTTCAACGAACTGAGTCAGGATCTCGGCGGATTCCGGGAGCGCATTGTTCCTGGGGCGGGTGCTCCGTCGCTACGTCAGAACGACGTATACGCAACTTTCAACCACAACGCTTCGGCACTGCTAGGGCGTACTTCGTCCGGCACGCTGCGGGTTGGTGAAGACCGCGAAGGCGGCTTCTATGAGATCGATCTACCGGATACGACGGTTGGTCGTGACGTCGCTGAGCTTCTGAAGCGTGGCGACCTGAAGGGTTCTTCCTTCACCTTCCGCGTGCTTGACGGCGGGCAGCGTCGAGCGGCTGAGGATGACCCGGAAACGGGCCTTCCCGTCCGTGAGATCACTGCCATGGATGTATCAGAGCTGGGCCCGGTTACCAACCCTGCCTATCTCACAACTCAGGCTTCTCTTCGCTCGATCGAAGAGGCGCTGTGTATCGGGGAGTTCGCGCCCCCGGCTTCTGACGAAGCGCGCGATTCCCAGCCGGCGAGCGACGACGCCCCGGTTTCTCACCCTGACGCGCGTGCCCTTGTCCGCGCTCTTTCCCAGTAAGGGGCTCCACATGGACGCAACTACTCTGTCCGCGAACTTTGAGGCGCGCGAGAAGGCCACTGCTGAGCTTCGCAAGCTTGCTGACGACTTCGCGGGTAAGGACATGACCGCTGACGCGCGGCAGACCGAAGAGCGTCTGCTTACTGCGGTTGCCGACTTTGACGGCCGGATCAAGCGCGGCATTGAGGCGATCAAGGCGACCGACGCTGTCACTTCGCTTCTCGCTGGTCTTCAGGGCTCCGGCTCCGGCGTTCAGCGTTCGGCGGACGTAGACGACGCCGACACCCTTCGGTCCGGCAATCTGGGTGAGTCGCGCGCGTTCGAGTTCGCGCCTGAGAAGCGCGACGGCACGAAGGCGGGTAACCCTAACGTCCTGTCGCGCACCCTTTACGGTCAGCTCATTGCCCAGGCTGTTGAGCGCTCCGCGATTATGCGTGGCGGCGCGACGACCTTCACCACGTCGGACGCCAACCCGATGGACTTCACGGTCATCACGGGGCGGTCTACCGCCGCAATTGTCGGGGAGGGTCAGGAGGTTCCGGAGTCCTACCCGACCACGATCCAGCGGAGCATGGGCGGCTTCAAGTACGGTCACGCTGCGGTCGTCTCGTACGAATTCGCGACTGATCAGGTTCTCGACCTTATCGGCTTCCTTGTCTCGGACGCGGGTCCGGCGATCGGTGACGGTATGGCACGTCACTTCCTGACCGGCACCGGTACGGGTCAGCCGCGCGGCATCCTCACCGACGCTTCGCCGGCCAACGCGACCTTCGCCCTGACCGACACGGACAGCAAGGTTTCCGACGCGCTGATTGACCTGTTCCACGAAGTCCCGTCTTCGTACCGCAAGAACGCGAAGTACGTTGTCAACGACCTTCGCGCGGCTCAGATGCGCAAGCTGAAGGACTCGAACGGTCAGTACCTTTGGCAGTCGGGTCTGACGGTCGGTGCTCCGGATTCCTTCAACGGCAAGATCGTTGAGAGCGACGACGGTATGCCCGTTGACAAGATCCTGTTTGCCGACCTGAGCAAGTACCGGGTCCGCTTCGCTGGGTCGCTCCGCGTGGACCGTTCCACTGACGTCAAGTTCTCCACTGACGAGATCGTTTACCGGTTCCTTCAGCGCGCGGACGGGCTTCTTGTTGACACCCGTGGCGCGAAGGTTCTGACCGTTGGTCCGGGTGCCTGATCCTTCCTAGGTGACTGGGGCTCAGCCTGCTTACGCGAGTAGGTTGAGCCCCTTCCCCTGGGCCTCTTGGAAGGGGGCGCAGCGTGGCGTACGCGACTCTTGAAGAGCTTCGCGCGCTTGACGGGCTGGATGACGCCCAGCTCTTTTCTGACGAACTTCTGTCAGACGCAATTGACTTCAGCGTGGAAACCGTCGAAGTGTACTGCGGCCGGAAGTGGGACACGGCAGAGAACCCGACGCCGGAAGTTATCCGTTGGTGCGTGCGCACTCTCGCGCGGCAATACGTGCTCGACCACATGTCGCGCATTCCCGATCGGGCACTTCAGGTGCAGTCGGAATTCGGTTCCATTCAGCTCGCCCAGGCGGGGGGCAACTGGCGTCCGACGTCGCTGCCCGAAGTCAACGCGAAGTTGAATCTGTACCGGGCCAGGCTCCCGTTCATCTTCATGTAAGGGGCGGGCGTGGCACTCATTTTTGACGCGAAGGTGCGACTGTTCGACGCGCTGAAGGTTGTGATTCCGGGCGACGTCCAATGCACCTTCGCGGAAACGGGAGACACCTCCCGACGCAAGACCGTATGGCTAGGGGCAACGGTTGATGACGACCTTGCCCCCGTGGCGATGCGCGCCGGAGCGAAGCCGACGAACGTAACCGGCTACGTGGAAGCGCACGCCGTAGTCACAACCCCGGGCAACCCGATTGACGCTGAGCGCGCCGTGTACGGCATTCGCGACTACGTCAAGGAAGCGTGCGCAGCGATGAACGCTGACCTTGCTTCGGTGCCTGGGCTTCTCGACGTGCGGCCGGAGTCGGCTTCCGTCGAGTCAACCGAAACCACTGACGGCGCTTACTCGGCGCTGACTGTTCGCGTCCGTGTTCGTGGGCGCGTCTACCAATAGAAGGGGGCGCACGCATGGCGCTTGACGCAAGCATTGGCATTGGGCAGGAAGACGCTTACGGAGTTCTGTCCGCTGTCGTTGAGGGATACGAGGGTCAGGCGGATTCATGGAAGACAACCCGCGAGTTCATTGAGTCGGTTGGCTTCCGCGCGGGTATGCAGACGGCGCGCGCTGACCGCCGGAACATCGTCAATATGGGCGGTGAGGGGGAGGTCGAAGTCGATGTTCTCGACGCCGGAGCCGCGTCCCTCCTGAAGTCGGCTTTCGACAAGGCCACTGTCACCGATTCGGCCGGCGTCCGAACCACGGTCTTCGAGACTTCCGACGTTTCTGAGGCTCCGTCATTCTCGGCTCAGATGGTTCGCCCGGGTACCGATGGCAGCAAGGTTGCTTACAAGCATCTGGGTTGTGTCGCTACTGAGTGGAGCCTTACCGCTGAGGTCGAAGAGGCTGTCAAGCTCAACGTCAGCTTTGACTTTCAGGACGTCACGCACACTTCGGTTGCGGGTCAGATCGTCGCTCCCGTGTACCCGGTTGAGGCGTACCCGTACGACTGGACTCGTACCGGGGTTGTTCTGTCCCGGGACGGCAGCGCGGTTGCGTTCGACGCCACGTCGCTTGAGCTGACTGGCGAGCTGGGCATGAAGACCGACCGGCGCTTTCTTCGCGCGAACGAATTGAAGAAGAAGCCGATTCGGAACGCTGTCCCGACGTACGAAGGCAACCTTGAGGGCGAGTTCAGCGCCGCGTCCCTGGGACTGTATGAGGCGTTCATTGCTGGTGAGCTGTGCGCGCTGAAGGTGACCTTCGCGGGTGTTCTTCCCGGTACGTCGCTCACCGTTGAGTGCCCCGCGATTCAGTTCACGGGTGAGTCTCCCGAAGCGGCTACCGACGAAGTCACCGTTCACAATCTCCCCTTCCGCGTGCTCGACCCGGGCGACGGTACCGCCGCTGTGAAGCTGACGTACGTCGAGCCTGGTACGCCGGTAGAGCCGTAGTGGCGCAGCGGTCCGCGTACACGGTTCGTGTCGATGGACTGAGGGAGTTTCAGCGCAACGTGCGTTCGCTGAGGGACAAGGAATTGAACAAGGCAGTTCGTGAAGCCAACAAGGCTTCCGGGGAAATCCTTGTCCCTCAGGCGAAGCACGAAAGTCCGGACGGGAAGCGCGACGCGAAGTCGTCGAAGAAGTACCGTCCGGGCAAGCTGGATAAGTCCATCAAGGTCACGGCGTCCGCGAAGGGCGCTGTCATTAAGGCCGGCTCAGCGGCACGTGTGCCCTATGCCGCCGCTATTCACTTCGGTTTCCGGAAGCGAAACATTCGCCCGAACCGATTCCTTTTCCGCGCTATGGCGCGACGCTCCGACCAAGTTGCCGCCACGTATGAGCGGCGAATCCACGCGGTCGTTCAGAGATTCTTGGAGAGTTGATATGCCCGCGAAGAAGCCCGCTTTCGTTCCCCCGACCGACTTCACGCTTGACCTGAAGCTTGAGTCTCTGACCATTGACGAGATCGACGCCATTGAGGAGATTACGGGTCAGCCGCTCGACGCGCTGAACAAGCCTGGTTCGCGGCGCGCTCCGATGCTCAAGGCGATGGCGTTCGTGGTCATGAAGCGGAAGCACCCGGAATTCTCCATTGAGGACGCTGGGGCGCTCCGTATCAACCTGAAGGGCAAGGGCAAGGCGGACCCTACCGCGACCAACGCGTAATTGCTTGCGCACGTCTGATCGGCCACTTCAAGGGGCTTACGTGGTCAGACGTGCGCAGCATGGAACTTCGCGATTTCAACGCGTTGGTTGAGCAGATGACGGAAGACGTCGAGGCAGAGCGCAAGGAAGTTCAGCGCGCCGGACGTGGCAGGGGCGGCAACGCTCAGGGTGGGGAACGGCGTACGCCGGTCATGACTTAAGGGCGGCGCTGTGGCACGACCTATTCAGGTAACGATTTTGGGCGACGCCGACCAACTGTCGCAGACGCTTGACCAAGCGTCCGAAGAGGTCAGCGCGTTCGGTGAGCACGCGAAGGGGCTTGCTCTTGCTGCGGGTGGCGCTATCGCTATCGGCATCGGTGCGGGCATCGCGTCGGCCCTTGAGAAGGAAGTGGGCAACGACCTACTTGCCGCCCAGTTGGGTGCGTCGCCGGCTGAGGCTAAGAAGCTTGGCGAAGCGGCCGGAGCCGTGTACAGCGACGGGTACGGCGAATCTGTGGCTGACGCCAATGAGGCGCTTAAGGGACTGTGGCAGCAAGGTCTAGTTCCGGCGGGTGCCACTGCCGACGAAATGGCGCACATTTCGAAACAGGCTATGGACGTCGCTACCGTCCTGGGTGACGAAGTCGGTCCGACGTCTGCCGCTGTCGGCCAGATGTTGAAGACGGGCCTTGCGAAGAACGCGACTGAGGCTTTTGACATTCTCGTCAAGGGCACCCAGGAAGGCGCGAACAAGAGCGAAGACCTCTTGGACACGTTCAACGAATACGGTGTCCAGTTCAAGGGGCTGGGGCTCGACGGTAAGACCGCAATGGGCTTGCTGTCTCAGGGTCTTCAGGGTGGCGCGCGTGACGCTGACCTTGTTGCCGACTCGCTGAAGGAATTCGGGCTTATCGTCCGCGCGGGTGGCGAAGAAGTGGACGCGTCATATAAGGCCATTGGCCTGAGCGGCAAGGACATGACGAAGGCCATTGCTGAAGGTGGTCCGGCGGCAGCGAAGGCGCTTGATCAGACGCTTGATGGACTCCGTAAGGTCAAGGACCCGGCGGAGCGCTCAGCCCTAGCGGTGAAGCTTTTCGGTACCCAGGCTGAGGACATGCAAGACGCGCTCTTCTCGCTCGACCCCTCGAAGGCTGTTGAGTCGCTGGGCAAGGTGGACGGCGCGGCGAAGGCGGCAGGCGACACCATGCACGACAACGCCGCCACGAAGGTGAAGCAATTCACCCGGGCACTTACGGGCTTCGCTACTGACGTCCTGGGGACGCTGGTCATTCCGGCCGTTACGGCGGTTGCCGGGAAGCTCAGCACGGTCGGTTCTGCCTTCGCGGCTACGGCTGGGTTCATCAGTCAGCACAGCGGCATTTTCGGCACCATCGCGGGACTGATTACCGTGATCCTGCTGCCCGCGCTAGTCGCCTGGGGAGTGACGGCAACGACGTCAGCGATAGCCAACGTGACGGCGTGGATTACGTCCGCCACGACGTCCACCACTTCGGCAGCAACTCAGGTGCTCGCACACTGGGCAGTCGTGGGCGGGTGGATCAAGTCGGCAGCGACGGCGGTTGCCAATGCGGCGATCGTGGTAGCCGGCTGGGTACTCATGGGCGCTCAGTCGCTTTTGCAGGCGGCGCGAATGGCGGCAGCGTGGCTTATCGCCATGGGGCCGGTCGGTTGGGTGATCGCTGGGATTGTGGCGCTTGTCGTCATCATCGTCGCCAACTGGGACACCATCAAGGAAAAGACGCTCGCCGCGTTCCAGTGGGTTTGGGACTGGGTCAAGAAAATCTTCGGGTGGCTGAAGGATCTCTTCCTGAATTTCACCGGTCCGGGCCTGATCATCAAGCATTGGGACAAGATCGTCAGCGCCACACGAAGCGCGTTCAACTGGGTGAAGAACCTAGCGAAGAACGCACTTGACGCCGTGGTCAGTTTCGTCATGGGCCTTCCGGGACGCCTCCTTTCTGCTGGGTCTCGACTGCTGAGCGCCGGTAAGGCAATCGGCGGTTACGTGATCAACGGCATCAAGAACGGGCTTTCCAAGCTGGGCGGTTTCGCGCAATCGTTGGGAGCCACCGTTACCCGCGCGGTGAAGGGTGCGATCAACGGGGTTATCAGCCTGATGAACTGGGCGATCCCGAACCGGTTGGGCATGGGGCCGCTGAGCATCGACATTCCCGATAACCCAATCCCGAAGATTCGTGCCATGGGTGGACCGGCTAGCGGTCGGGTGCGTGTCGGTGAGCGCGGGCCGGAAGAGGTCGTGTTGCCGACCGGTTCAACGGTCATCCCGAACCATCGGCTTGGCTCCGGCGGGGGCGTCACGGTCAACGTTCAGACCAATGCGGACCCGTTCGCTATCGGCCGTGAAGTGGCCTGGGCGCTCCGCACAAGTCCCGCGTAATCCAGCCTACTCGCGTAAGTAGGTAAGCGCCCCTCAGTGATGATGCTGGGGGGCGCTTCCATGTCTAAGGAGGTTGCCCGGTGGCTGAGTTGAGCGACTGGACGTGTGAGTACAACGGCGTTGTCATGGGCTTGCCGGAGTCTGCTATATCCATCGTCGGGGTTGATGGGCTTCTGTCCGCCCCGGAGATCCGTACGTCTGACCTTGTCCTTGTCCAGCGGAACGGGCTTTGGCCTGGGCGCGACTACATGAACGGGCGCACGGTCACGCTGACGCTTGAGGTCTACGGCTCGACGCGCGAAGAGTACACAGCGGCCCTCAATGCCCTTCAGGCGGCGTTTCAGCCCTGCACCGATGAACTCCCCTTCCGGTTCCGTTTCCCGGGCGCAGCGGGCGACCAGACAGCTTTCGTCATGGCGCGTGTGCGTCGGCGTAGCGCTCCGCTGGACCTGAGCTTCGCTTACCGCACCTGCAACATGGTCGTCGAGCTTTTCGCGACGTCTCCGTTTATCGAGGGGGACGCGCCGCGCACCATCCCCGTGCGGTCAGCCGGCCCCGACGATCCGGGCTTCACGCCAATCAGCCGGTTCACTCAGTACGGGACGTTCAACGCGCGCCCAGCGGTCGAGATTCACGGGGCGACTTCCCCGACGCTGACCGACGAAGCAACGGGTGAGTTCTTCGGCGTGAACTACACGGGCACGGTCCGTGTCGACTCCCAGGCGCAGACGGTTACCGATGGGGCAGGCGCGTCTATCGCTGGGCTGATCAAGCCGGGTTCGACGTGGCCGGAGTTCGCCCCGGGTGACCATCGCTTGAAGCTGACCACTGGGAACGCGAACCTTCAGGCAACGGCCGTTGTGTCGTGGGTAGACAGGTGGGTTTGATGACGCGACGTCACCGACTCCCTTCGTGTAAGTAGGGGGTGCGCCTTGTCTGAGTTTCAGGTTTTGCAGGTAGACGTGAAGACCGGCAACGTTGTAACGGCGTTGCCGGTTACGGGAATTGGCTACACGGAGACGTTGAACGCCGCCGGGACGTGCTCCGTTGGTGTACCGCTCGACGCTGCCAATCCGGCCACGTTGGAGCCTGGGCGTTCGGGCCTTGTGGTCACGCGTGACGACGTCCCCGTGTGGGGCGGACCGGTCTGGACGGCTTCCGCTGACCTTGCCGCCGGAGTGCTCACGCTGAACGCCGCTGGGTGGCACAGCTACTACGCCGCCCGGTACTTGAACGCCGCGAAGGGGTACAAGGGCAGCAAGGATCAGGCTCAGCTTCTTCGGGACTGGATCGGGTACGCGAACACGAACGACGGAATCGGCACGGTCGTCACGGGGCTCACGAACACGGGGCGTACGCGTTCCCGCACGTGGGCTTTCTCGGAGTTCAAGAACATCGCTGAGGCGGTCAACGAACTTGCCGACGAAGACGGCGGATTCGATTTCCGGTACGAAACGTTCTGGGCGAACACAGCGCGCACCCGGGTGGGTAACCGGCTCATGAAGTCGGCGCGCGTTTCGCTCGCCTTCCCGTCGCTGACTCATGGCGTGAACGCGAACGTGACAGCAGTCTCTTACGACGGGAGCCGGCTAGCGACGCGCGCCTATGCCTTCGGGGCGGATCTCGGTACGGGCGTCAAGCCTTTCGCTTCGTCGGTCAACGCGCTCGACACACCGACGCTGCAACAGGTCGTCACGTACGCGGACCTTCGGTCAACGGCGGAGCTGCTACCGAAAGCCGGAGCCCTGGGCGCTGTCGGTCGTCAGGTGATTGCGATTCCTTCGGTTGAGCTTTACCCGGGTGTGTACAGCCCCGGGACGCACATGTTGGGCGCGCACGGAACGGTGAATGTCGATTCCGGCTATGTGCAGTTGCTCGAAGAGTTCGTGATCAGTGAGCGACAGATAGCCGTAGACGTGAATGGAACCGAGACGGCGACGCTGTCTCTGGCGAGTAAGGAAGTGTTTGTAAGTGGCGATTCAGGCTAATGCGCTGCCGCCTTCTCTTTTGGCTGAGCTGAATGAGATGAAGCGCCGGCTGACTGCCCTTGAGCGGAAACCGAAGTTGGGCAGCGTGAATGAGCGCCTGCCGTACGGGTCTTATCAGTCGCCTTCGGTTGAAGGCACGGTTGGGCCGAACTTCCGGCATCTGCTGGGCATCATCAATTCCACGGGGTTGAATCAGCCGGTCCTTCTTCTGGCGATCCCGTTTTCCCTTCCCGGGGGCGCAGACGGCGCGCGGCTCGACGTGTCCGTGACGTTGTGGATGACAGACATGATCACGGGCGGCAAGACGAAGGAAATCACGCTCGACAAGACGAGTGCGCCGGACGGATTTACGCGTCAGCTCACCTTCACGTGGCTTCACCCTCAGCCGATCGGCTTTGACGACGCCGAACAGTGGAAGGGCTTCGAGATCAACTACCGCGTCAACAAGCGCGTAACGGTCAACGGGATCAGCCACACGGTCGGTATCGGGGAACCCCAGCTCGCAACGGGGCTTCCGGCAGGTACGTACGTGGAAGAGTCCACGGACGGTAACCCGCGCATCGACGGACAACTGACGCCCGTTCCGGGGTCGTGATGGCTGACATTGTCGGCACGGCCGAAGTCGTGGGGGGCGCGTGCCTGTTCCTGTTGCTGGTCTACCGGCAGGTTCGGACCGGCGCGCGGGATGCGTGGCGGGAAGTAGCGGAGTCCCAGACAGCGCGTGCTGAGGCTCTTGACGCTCAGGTGCAGACACTCATTTCTGAGGTCCGTTCGCTGCGCCTTGAAAACGAAGCGCTCCGTATAGAGGTGGCGTCGCTGCGCAGAGAAAATTCTGAGCTTCGTGAGCACATTGACAACTTGATTGGGGGCGCACGTGGCGATTCCGAATGAGATTCCCACTGTCCGCGTAACGGGAACTTATCTGGGCTGGGACGGTCGAGCCCTTAAGGGCACGGTCACGTTTACCGGTCCGGGGCTTGTGACGTTCCCTGAGTCGGACCTTTTCATTGCCGGTCCGGTTGTCGCCACGCTTGACGAACTGGGCCGGATCGTGGACGCCAACGGCAACGTCGGTATCCGCCTTCCGGCCACTGACTCCCCCGACATGAACCCGTCCGCGTGGACGTACACGGTTAAGGAGAATCTGACCGGCGTCACGGGGGCGCGCACCTATTCCATGGTGCTGCCGAAAGACACGCTGAACAACACCGTAGACCTTGCGGACGTCGCGCCGGCTGACCCGTCAACTCCCAACTACGTTGCCGTTCCTGGACCTAGCGCCTATGAAGTGGCAGTGGCGGGCGGGTACACGGGCACCGAAGCGGAATGGGTCGCGTCCCTCGAAGGTCCCCAGGGCGTTCGGGGAGTGCGCGGCTCTCAGGTGTTCACCGGTTCCGCTGCCCCCACTTCGGCGCTGGGTATCGACGGCGACGTATACGCCCAGTACGAGACGACTACGGTCCTGGGGGTACCGTCCACCACGGTTACCAACTGGGCGCGTTCTGGGGGCGCTTGGGCCACCGTTGGCGGTCCGGTTCGCGGCTCCGCGATCTACGTGAACAACTCAACGGGTACCCCAGTCACGGGAACCCGTCCGGGGGATCTTCTCGTTCGGTCAGACAGCGGAGACCTGTTCCAGCGCGGCGCGTCGCTGTGGGAGTCGAAGGGCAACATCAAGGGCC is a window from the Streptomyces sp. MMBL 11-1 genome containing:
- a CDS encoding phage tail tape measure protein; translation: MARPIQVTILGDADQLSQTLDQASEEVSAFGEHAKGLALAAGGAIAIGIGAGIASALEKEVGNDLLAAQLGASPAEAKKLGEAAGAVYSDGYGESVADANEALKGLWQQGLVPAGATADEMAHISKQAMDVATVLGDEVGPTSAAVGQMLKTGLAKNATEAFDILVKGTQEGANKSEDLLDTFNEYGVQFKGLGLDGKTAMGLLSQGLQGGARDADLVADSLKEFGLIVRAGGEEVDASYKAIGLSGKDMTKAIAEGGPAAAKALDQTLDGLRKVKDPAERSALAVKLFGTQAEDMQDALFSLDPSKAVESLGKVDGAAKAAGDTMHDNAATKVKQFTRALTGFATDVLGTLVIPAVTAVAGKLSTVGSAFAATAGFISQHSGIFGTIAGLITVILLPALVAWGVTATTSAIANVTAWITSATTSTTSAATQVLAHWAVVGGWIKSAATAVANAAIVVAGWVLMGAQSLLQAARMAAAWLIAMGPVGWVIAGIVALVVIIVANWDTIKEKTLAAFQWVWDWVKKIFGWLKDLFLNFTGPGLIIKHWDKIVSATRSAFNWVKNLAKNALDAVVSFVMGLPGRLLSAGSRLLSAGKAIGGYVINGIKNGLSKLGGFAQSLGATVTRAVKGAINGVISLMNWAIPNRLGMGPLSIDIPDNPIPKIRAMGGPASGRVRVGERGPEEVVLPTGSTVIPNHRLGSGGGVTVNVQTNADPFAIGREVAWALRTSPA
- a CDS encoding phage distal tail protein; the protein is MAELSDWTCEYNGVVMGLPESAISIVGVDGLLSAPEIRTSDLVLVQRNGLWPGRDYMNGRTVTLTLEVYGSTREEYTAALNALQAAFQPCTDELPFRFRFPGAAGDQTAFVMARVRRRSAPLDLSFAYRTCNMVVELFATSPFIEGDAPRTIPVRSAGPDDPGFTPISRFTQYGTFNARPAVEIHGATSPTLTDEATGEFFGVNYTGTVRVDSQAQTVTDGAGASIAGLIKPGSTWPEFAPGDHRLKLTTGNANLQATAVVSWVDRWV